In Plasmodium malariae genome assembly, chromosome: 11, the following proteins share a genomic window:
- the PmUG01_11023800 gene encoding conserved protein, unknown function — MDDTIRKKDIFIVIGIAIGCGIFSEFLSWLFVYRNEKFIALNEELKVLYEQVQKEKEDGLLSKIDTINKKKGKKKVTTEEIYMQKTKMMTTLKAKANIITGLIFMSMMPLLFSLFEGLTIAILPFKPIFPFTLITHTGLQGKNLYHCSSTFIYTLTLMLTRQNIQKFFGYAPPSGIFGDFKMPDEQADIWK; from the coding sequence ATGGACGATActataagaaaaaaggatattTTCATAGTAATAGGAATAGCTATTGGTTGCGGCATCTTTTCCGAATTTTTAAGTTGGCTATTTGTGTATAGAAACGAGAAATTTATAGCTTTAAATGAGGAATTAAAAGTATTGTATGAACAAGTTCAGAAGGAGAAGGAAGATGGgttattaagtaaaatagatactattaataaaaaaaaagggaagaaaAAGGTCACCActgaagaaatatatatgcagaaaacaaaaatgatgaCAACATTAAAAGCAAAAGCGAATATTATAACaggtttaatttttatgtctATGATGCCTTTATTATTTAGTCTATTTGAAGGATTAACAATAGCAATTTTACCTTTTAAAccaatttttccatttaccTTAATAACTCACACAGGTTTGCaaggaaaaaatttgtaTCACTGTTCATcaacttttatttatacctTAACCCTTATGCTAACTAGGCAGAATATTCAGAAGTTTTTCGGATATGCACCGCCTTCTGGAATATTTGGAGACTTTAAGATGCCCGATGAGCAAGCCGatatatggaaataa